In Anser cygnoides isolate HZ-2024a breed goose chromosome 31, Taihu_goose_T2T_genome, whole genome shotgun sequence, the following are encoded in one genomic region:
- the ZBTB4 gene encoding LOW QUALITY PROTEIN: zinc finger and BTB domain-containing protein 4 (The sequence of the model RefSeq protein was modified relative to this genomic sequence to represent the inferred CDS: deleted 6 bases in 4 codons) — MAPVVEVSDAGHSRALLLELNEQRLRGQFCDVTIIAGDAKFRAHQNVLAASSPFFRQALAEAPRAPAQVLELPGVQAGVLADVLNFIYNARLAVPSPAAARELGAVGRRLGIPCLQGLEAGGPPPPAPPPSPRHERLLEPPGLRRGHGGAGGAGGAGGSHVPREAGRGGGGRSGLARTHGGGGGASASSSSSSAAAAGPPQSPALCCGLCGRAFGTAAALGLHSKLHRGRRGLACRHCGKSFIHIKRLQTHEVLCKDGTDGAAAAAAATPPPPPPPPVAPRPPGKKALLLRHRALELSPEQEHVVKVVDGHVVYLCAVCQRSYMTLSSLKRHANVHSWRRKYPCRYCDKVFALAEYRTKHEVWHTGERRYQCIFCWETFVTYYNLKTHQKAFHGISPGLISSEKTPNGGYKPKLNALKLYRLLPMRSHKRPYKTYSQGLVPDGLLLPAPAPAEPPPPPPAAADFPVPRPEPASVIAYGRPSASVIVHSGPAATAASVIAYNGSAVAAPPAPDADAADAAGQADEEAGAAGLHRGPAGRRGGSSTQRRPPPHAAAAAAAAAAVPAAAAMTYVAKPAYVGTASEGRAAPLCQITVRIGEEAIVKRRISETDLRLQPPAAAAVTQPPPAPAARPRPGPAARPRDSGEDEASDAEDRLWRPYYTYKPKRKAGGAGGAVPKAKKARWRRKLRALRWAPRGEAEEAEAGAAAGARARAGSGEWKHACGVCGKPFSALRKLRKHERSHEGPAVPVVAAVPAAVPAAAAAGTGAPPGGPPALAALRLRALRQGVQDGGGAEPARQAPPGPPGTAVAPAAAHRHRLHHRRHRRHQGGGRASRPPRPRRPPPRPPPSPPRPPPPPPPEPPTPPPPGPSGGQEPEVPPQEHPLALLGGGKRGGAATTTTAAPPPAPCRLLPALRAPPRLVATYPYPFPLPLALSVVLPEAEAFLGGGGGAGLGGGGRGGAPPPPAPAFGFPGGEGAGERPRKGGGT; from the exons ATGGCTCCGGTCGTGGAGGTGTCGGACGCGGGGCACAGCCgggcgctgctgctggagctgaacGAGCAGCGGCTGCGGGGGCAGTTCTGTGACGTGACCATCATCGCCGGCGACGCCAAGTTCCGCGCCCACCAGAACGTCCTGGCCGCCTCCAGCCCCTTCTTCAGGCAGGCGCTGGCCGAGGCCCCCCGGGCGCCCGcccaggtgctggagctgccgGGGGTGCAGGCG GGGGTCCTGGCCGACGTCCTCAACTTCATCTACAACGCCCGCCTCGCCGTGCcctcgcccgccgccgcccgcgaGCTGGGCGCCGTGGGGCGCCGCCTCGGCAtcccctgcctgcagggccTGGAGGCCGggggccccccgccgcccgcaccgcccccctccccgcgaCATGAACGGCTCCTGGAGCCCCCCGGCCTCCGGCGAGGCCACGGAGGCGCGGGTGGCGCCGGTGGCGCCGGTGGATCTCACGTGCCCCGGGAGGCCGggagaggcggcggcggccgaaGCGGCCTCGCTCGAACCCACGGCGGTGGTGGCGGcgcctccgcctcctcctcctcctcctccgccgccgccgccggc ccGCCGCAGTCGCCGGCGCTGTGCTGCGGGCTGTGCGGCCGGGCCTTCGGcacggcggcggcgctggggctgcACAGCAAGCTGCACCGCGGCCGCCGCGGCCTCGCCTGCCGCCACTGCGGCAAGAGCTTCATCCACATCAAGCGCCTGCAGACCCACGAGGTGCTCTGCAAGGACGGCACCGatggcgccgccgccgccgccgccgccacgccgccgccgccgccgccgccaccggtggcgccgcggccgcccggcAAGAaggcgctgctgctgcggcaCCGGGCGCTGGAGCTGTCGCCGGAGCAGGAGCACGTGGTGAAGGTGGTGGACGGGCACGTGGTGTACCTGTGCGCCGTGTGCCAGCGCTCCTACATGACGCTGTCCAGCCTCAAGCGGCACGCCAACGTCCACTCGTGGCGCCGCAAGTACCCGTGCCGCTACTGCGACAAGGTCTTCGCGCTGGCCGAGTACCGCACCAAGCACGAGGTGTGGCACACCGGCGAGCGCCGCTACCAGTGCATCTTCTGCTGGGAGACCTTCGTCACCTACTACAACCTCAAGACGCACCAGAAGGCCTTCCACGGCATCAGCCCCGGCCTCATCTCCTCCGAGAAGACGCCCAACGGCGGCTACAAGCCCAAGCTCAACGCCCTCAAGCTCTACCGCCTGCTGCCCATGCGCTCGCACAAGCGGCCCTACAAGACCTACAGCCAGGGGCTGGTGCCCGACGGCCTCCTCCTGCCCGCCCCGGcgcccgccgagcccccgccgccgccgcccgccgccgccgacTTCCCCGTGCCGCGGCCGGAGCCGGCGTCGGTCATCGCCTATGGGCGGCCCTCGGCGTCCGTCATCGTGCAcagcggccccgccgccaccgccgcctccgTCATCGCCTACAACGGCAGCGCGGTggccgccccgccggcccccgaTGCCGACGCCGCCGACGCCGCCGGCCAAGCCGATGAAGAAGCAGGTGCTGCGGGATTACATCGAGGCCCAGCGGGCCgccggggaggcagcagcacccagcgccGACCCCCGCCGCacgcggcggcagcggcggcagcggcagcagcggtACCAGCGGCGGCCG CCATGACGTACGTGGCCAAGCCGGCCTACGTGGGCACGGCGAGCGAGGGCCGCGCGGCGCCGCTCTGCCAGATCACCGTGCGCATCGGCGAGGAGGCCATCGTCAAGCGCCGCATCTCCGAGACCGACCtgcggctgcagccc cccgccgccgccgccgtcacCCAaccgccgccggcccccgccgcgcggccccggcccggccccgccgcccgcccgcgggACAGCGGCGAGGACGAGGCGAGCGACGCCGAGGACCGGCTCTGGCGGCCCTACTACACCTACAAGCCCAAGCGCAaggccggcggggcgggcggcgccgtgCCCAAGGCCAAGAAGGCGCGGTGGCGCCGCAAGCTGCGGGCCCTGCGCTGGGCGCCGCGCGGCGAGGCCGAGGAGGCCGAggcgggggccgcggcgggggcgcgggcgcgggcgggcagcggggagTGGAAGCACGCCTGCGGGGTGTGCGGGAAGCCCTTCTCGGCCCTGCGGAAGCTGCGCAAGCACGAGCGGAGCCACGAGGGCCCGGCGGTGCCGGTGGTggcggcggtgccggcggcggtaccggcagcggcggcggcgggtaCCGGCGCCCCCCCGGGTGGGCCGCCGGCCCTCGCTGCGCTTCGCCTGCGGGCACTGCGCCAAGGTGTGCAAGACGGCGGCGGCGCTGAGCCGGCACGCCAAGCGCCACCaggcccccccggcaccgccgtcgcccccgccgccgcccacCGTCATCGCCTACAccaccgccgccaccgccgccatCAAGGAGGAGGCCGAGCCtcgcgccccccccggccccgccgccccccaccccggccccccccgagccccccgcgccccccaccgccgcccccccccgagccccccacgccgccgccgccgggccccagCGGGGGGCAGGAGCCGGAGGTCCCGCCGCAGGAGCaccccctggccctgctgggggggggcaagcgggggggggccgccaccaccaccaccgccgccccccccccggccccctgccgCCTTCTCCCTGCCCtacgggcccccccccggctggtGGCCACCTACCCCTaccccttccccctgcccctggcGCTCAGCGTGGTGCTCCCCGAGGCCGAGGCCtttttggggggcggggggggcgccgggcttgggggggggggccgggggggcgccccccccccccccgccccggcttTTGGTTTCcctggtggggagggggctggggagcggcCCCGTAAAGGGGGGGGGAcctga